Part of the Rhodococcus sp. OK302 genome is shown below.
GTGGTCGTGTCTATGATGACCAGCCCGTCCGGGGCATCGACGATGGTGAGATTCACCGCAAATCGAACTTGGTAGAGCCCGTCCACCACCTTGTAGAGACCGCATCGCCGGACCAGCTGCGATTGGCGCCACAGACTGGGATTAACGGACTCAGGTGCGTCCTTGTCGTCGCTGATGTAGGTAAACGGTTGGCCGTCATGGATCAGGTCGCCCTTGTCGTTGAAGACCTGATCGTTCTCCCAACCGGCAATGAAGCCGCGATCAATGTCCCCGAAGTCCTGCCGGTCCGACATCGGATAGTCGGCTACCGCCGCGCGGTTGATCTCCGCCGTAAACGGTGTTGCCGGATTTGTCTCAGCACCCATGAAACTTCTCCTCCACTCGGTCCCAGTGCCCCACACGAGTACAAATTGCCAGCGCATCGGTGTCCGCGCATCACCCATGACAGATGAGATCGATCGGATCTACTGGGCACGGCCATGTCTTCTCGTACCCGGCAGCCCCGAACATAGCGAAGACTTCAGAAGCAAAGGGGCAGTTGGCCATGATGACCAACGCGAGCCGGCTCGGCGCCGAAGGACTGCCTGGAGCACCAGCAGCGACGCGGCCACGTTGGCACCTATACCGACTTCCGCCGGCCGGATTCGTTCGGCACCAGCGTCGGACGGTCCGCGAACATCGCTTCGATCCGGGTCTTGATCTCGGCGGTACTCATCGAACCACCAGGTGCGATGTACCTCGGAATTGCCGGCGGGTTCGATACGTTCATGCGTGGATTTCCTTTGCTGCGGTTGTGAATTCGGATGTGCTGAATGAACTGCCGTTTCCAGCGTCAGATCATGAGGGCGGCGACACCGACGCACGCGACGACGAGAGCCGCGACGAGTGCGCACAGTGCGAGGGACCCTGTTACCGCCAGTGCCGGCGCCGAGGCCGTCGCTGCGGAACCGAGGGCAATGGCCGAGGTCGATCGAAAGCGGGAGGTATACGGTTCTGTCGGGTTCCGGTCGGGCGCGGGGTTGTCCATGTGATGCCCTCTTCCCTACTTCATTGAATCTCTCTGGAGCACTGCATGTTCAGGGCATTTTCCTCGACCCTGACGTGCGGGGAGTGAATCATGTCGACGGCCGAGCGGTCCTACAGTCCGACGGATTGCTCGAGAGCGCCGAGTTCGTTATCGAGGTGATCGAGCAGAGGCGCCAGCGGCGGCAGGCTGCGCCGGCAACCGGTCAGCCCGAACGCAATCTCGTCGTCGGTGCTGGTGCAGGTGATATTCAAGGCCTGTCCGTCCACCGGGATGGACAGCGGGTACAGCGCACTCATCCGGGCGCCGTTCCAGTACAGTGCCTTTCGCGGTCCGGGCACGTTGGAGATCATCACGTTCGGTGGGCGGATCGGCCCGCCGAGTCCGAACATGCCCAACGCCAGCGGAACGGTGCCCAGCGCGCTCATCGCCAGAATCTGCGCCGAACTGCGGGTGCGCATCGCGTCCTTGCCCTCGCGCATGGAGACACGCACCGCGTCGAACCGCTCTGCCGGATCGGTGAGGTGGGTCGCGAGGTTGCACATCAGCACTCCGATCTCGTTGCCGGCCTTGCCATCCTGCCGTTCTCCACGCAGTGAGACGGGCACCATCGCGACAAGCGGATCTTCGGGCAGTGCGTCGAGATCGCCCATAAAGGTGCGCAGGGCGCCGGAGCACATCGCGAGCACCACGTCATTGATGGTGGAGTCGGCACACTTGGCAACCAGGCGGAGGCGTTCGAGCGGCCAGGCGCGGGCCGCAAACCGGCGCGCCCCGCCGATCGGCACGTTGAGCATGGATTTGGGTGCGGAGAGTGTGAGCGGGCCGCCATGTCCGCGGCGGGCCCGGTCGATGGTGCCGACGATCGCGGGCAGCATCCCTGCTGCCTCACCAGCGGCGCCGCGGGCGGCGCGCAGTACCGCTGCGGACAGGTCGAGACGGCCAGAGCTTGTGGTGGGCGCGTCCGGGACCAGATGGAGGGAGGGGCGCTCGCGGACCAGCGGTTCCCACGGAGCGGGCATGCCCGTCGCATCCACGTCTTCACTGAGTGCGCTACGCAGCAACTTCAGCGCGGACACGCCATCGGCGAGGGCGTGGTGAATCTTCATGTACACCGCGAAACGGCCGTCGGAGAGGCCCTCGATCAGGTGCACCTCCCACAGCGGGCGACTGCGGTCAAGCAATCCGGAGTGCAGTCGGGCGACGAGTTCCATCAGTTCGGTGATCCCGCCGGGCGCCGGCAGTGCGTCGTGGCGGATGTGGTGAT
Proteins encoded:
- a CDS encoding WS/DGAT/MGAT family O-acyltransferase, with product MLLPMSPTDSMFLVGESRDHPMHVGGLALFEPPDGADAQAMRAMLDASLTGGAVSSLLSKRARRSVTTLGQWGWEEDVDVDLDHHIRHDALPAPGGITELMELVARLHSGLLDRSRPLWEVHLIEGLSDGRFAVYMKIHHALADGVSALKLLRSALSEDVDATGMPAPWEPLVRERPSLHLVPDAPTTSSGRLDLSAAVLRAARGAAGEAAGMLPAIVGTIDRARRGHGGPLTLSAPKSMLNVPIGGARRFAARAWPLERLRLVAKCADSTINDVVLAMCSGALRTFMGDLDALPEDPLVAMVPVSLRGERQDGKAGNEIGVLMCNLATHLTDPAERFDAVRVSMREGKDAMRTRSSAQILAMSALGTVPLALGMFGLGGPIRPPNVMISNVPGPRKALYWNGARMSALYPLSIPVDGQALNITCTSTDDEIAFGLTGCRRSLPPLAPLLDHLDNELGALEQSVGL